One window of the Ictidomys tridecemlineatus isolate mIctTri1 chromosome 11, mIctTri1.hap1, whole genome shotgun sequence genome contains the following:
- the Paqr6 gene encoding membrane progestin receptor delta isoform X1 gives MLSLKLPQLLRVHQVPRVFWEDGIMSGYRRPTSSALDCVLSSFQMTNETVNIWTHFLPTWYFLWRLLALLEGPGFRAEPYHWPLLIFLLPACLYPFASCCAHTFSSMSPRARHICYFLDYGALSLYSLGCAFPYAAYSMPASWLHSRLHQLFVPAAAFNSLLCTGLSCYSRFPELESPGFSKVLRTAAFAYPFLFDNLPLFYRLGLCWGRGHSCGQEALSTSHGYHLLCALLTGFLFASHLPERLAPGRFDYIGHSHQLFHICAVLGTHFQLEAVLADMGSRRTWLATQEPPLGLQGTVATLGLAVAGNLFIIAAFTASLLRAPGTCPLLQGGPPEGGAQAKQQ, from the exons ATGCTCAGCCTCAAGCTGCCCCAGCTCCTTCGAGTCCACCAGGTTCCCAGG GTGTTCTGGGAAGACGGCATCATGTCGGGCTACCGGCGCCCCACCAGCTCCGCCTTGGACTGTGTCCTCAGCTCCTTCCAGATGACCAACGAGACGGTCAACATCTGGACCCATTTCCTGCCCACCTG GTACTTCCTGTGGCGCCTCCTGGCGCTGCTCGAGGGCCCGGGCTTCCGCGCCGAGCCCTACCACTGGCCCTTGCTCATCTTCCTGCTGCCCGCCTGCCTCTACCCCTTCGCGTCGTGCTGCGCGCACACCTTCAGCTCCATGTCGCCCCGCGCGCGTCACATCTGCTACTTCCTGGACTACGGCGCGCTCAGCCTCTACAGCCTGG GCTGCGCCTTCCCCTACGCCGCCTACTCCATGCCGGCCTCCTGGCTGCACAGCCGCCTGCACCAGCTCTTTGTGCCCGCCGCCGCCTTCAACTCCCTCCTGTGCACTGGCCTCTCCTGCTACTCCCG GTTCCCAGAACTAGAAAGTCCTGGGTTCAGCAAGGTCCTCCGCACGGCGGCCTTCGCCTATCCCTTCCTGTTCGACAACCTTCCACTCTTCTACAGG CTGGGGCTGTGCTGGGGCCGGGGTCACAGCTGCGGACAGGAGGCGCTGAGCACCAGCCACGGCTACCATCTCCTCTGTGCCTTGCTCACTGGCTTCCTCTTTGCCTCCCACCTGCCAGAGCGGCTGGCGCCTGGGCGCTTTGACTATATCG GCCACAGCCACCAGCTATTCCACATCTGTGCAGTGCTGGGCACCCACTTCCAGCTGGAGGCGGTACTAGCTGATATGGGATCACGCAGAACCTGGCTGGCCACCCAGGAACCCCCACTGGGCCTGCAGGGCACAGTGGCCACCCTGGGCCTGGCAGTGGCTGGGAACCTGTTCATCATTGCTGCCTTCACAGCCTCCCTGCTTCGAGCCCCTGGGACCTGCCCCTTGCTGCAAGGTGGCCCGCCAGAGGGGGGAGCTCAGGCCAAGCAACAGTGA
- the Paqr6 gene encoding membrane progestin receptor delta isoform X2 — protein MSGYRRPTSSALDCVLSSFQMTNETVNIWTHFLPTWYFLWRLLALLEGPGFRAEPYHWPLLIFLLPACLYPFASCCAHTFSSMSPRARHICYFLDYGALSLYSLGCAFPYAAYSMPASWLHSRLHQLFVPAAAFNSLLCTGLSCYSRFPELESPGFSKVLRTAAFAYPFLFDNLPLFYRLGLCWGRGHSCGQEALSTSHGYHLLCALLTGFLFASHLPERLAPGRFDYIGHSHQLFHICAVLGTHFQLEAVLADMGSRRTWLATQEPPLGLQGTVATLGLAVAGNLFIIAAFTASLLRAPGTCPLLQGGPPEGGAQAKQQ, from the exons ATGTCGGGCTACCGGCGCCCCACCAGCTCCGCCTTGGACTGTGTCCTCAGCTCCTTCCAGATGACCAACGAGACGGTCAACATCTGGACCCATTTCCTGCCCACCTG GTACTTCCTGTGGCGCCTCCTGGCGCTGCTCGAGGGCCCGGGCTTCCGCGCCGAGCCCTACCACTGGCCCTTGCTCATCTTCCTGCTGCCCGCCTGCCTCTACCCCTTCGCGTCGTGCTGCGCGCACACCTTCAGCTCCATGTCGCCCCGCGCGCGTCACATCTGCTACTTCCTGGACTACGGCGCGCTCAGCCTCTACAGCCTGG GCTGCGCCTTCCCCTACGCCGCCTACTCCATGCCGGCCTCCTGGCTGCACAGCCGCCTGCACCAGCTCTTTGTGCCCGCCGCCGCCTTCAACTCCCTCCTGTGCACTGGCCTCTCCTGCTACTCCCG GTTCCCAGAACTAGAAAGTCCTGGGTTCAGCAAGGTCCTCCGCACGGCGGCCTTCGCCTATCCCTTCCTGTTCGACAACCTTCCACTCTTCTACAGG CTGGGGCTGTGCTGGGGCCGGGGTCACAGCTGCGGACAGGAGGCGCTGAGCACCAGCCACGGCTACCATCTCCTCTGTGCCTTGCTCACTGGCTTCCTCTTTGCCTCCCACCTGCCAGAGCGGCTGGCGCCTGGGCGCTTTGACTATATCG GCCACAGCCACCAGCTATTCCACATCTGTGCAGTGCTGGGCACCCACTTCCAGCTGGAGGCGGTACTAGCTGATATGGGATCACGCAGAACCTGGCTGGCCACCCAGGAACCCCCACTGGGCCTGCAGGGCACAGTGGCCACCCTGGGCCTGGCAGTGGCTGGGAACCTGTTCATCATTGCTGCCTTCACAGCCTCCCTGCTTCGAGCCCCTGGGACCTGCCCCTTGCTGCAAGGTGGCCCGCCAGAGGGGGGAGCTCAGGCCAAGCAACAGTGA
- the Bglap gene encoding osteocalcin translates to MRTLTLLALLALAALCLAGQADAKPSGAESGKDTAFMSKEEGNKVVKRPRRFVDNGLGAPAPYPDPLEPMREVCELNPNCDELADQIGFQDAYQRFYGTPA, encoded by the exons ATGAGGACCCTCACACTGCTCgccctgctggccctggctgCACTCTGCCTCGCTGGTCAGGCAG ATGCGAAGCCCAGTGGTGCAGAGTCTGGCAAAGATACAG CCTTCATGTCCAAGGAGGAGGGCAACAAGGTGGTGAAAAGACCCAGGCGCTTCGTGGACAATGGGCTGGG AGCCCCAGCTCCCTACCCGGATCCCCTGGAGCCCATGAGGGAGGTGTGTGAGCTCAACCCGAACTGTGACGAGCTGGCTGATCAGATCGGCTTCCAGGACGCCTACCAGCGCTTCTACGGGACCCCGGCCTAG